A stretch of Prunus dulcis chromosome 6, ALMONDv2, whole genome shotgun sequence DNA encodes these proteins:
- the LOC117629977 gene encoding beta-glucosidase 12-like, whose translation MAMQLRSFLLGVLLLIGFAFTNSKADIRAPPTHFDTASLNRSSFPEGFIFGVGSGSYQYEGAANEGGRGPSIWDTFTHKYPEKINDSSNGDIAVDQYHRYKEDVGIMKNMGWDAYRFSISWSRLLPNGKLSGGVNKEGIKYYNNLINELLRNGLTPFVTLFHWDLPQTLEDEYGGFLSPHIVNHFQDYAELCYKEFGDRVKHWSTLNEPYTFSNFGYAIGSHAPGRCSTWQQLNCTGGDSSTEPYLVTHHLLLAHAAAVKLYKNKYQASQNGVIGITLVSHWFEPLSEEKENKNAALRALDFMFGWFVEPLTSGDYPQSMRSLVGSRLPKFTKEQSKLLIGSFDFLGLNYYAGYYASDAPQNNSAYASYTTDAGVNLSSERNGVPIGSKGASEWLNVYPQGIQDLLLYTKKKYHNPIIYITENGVDEFNDPKLSLAEALNDTHRIDYYNRHLHYVQSSIDNGVKVKGFFPWTLLDNFEWSSGYSVRFGITYVDYNDRLKRHPKLSAHWFKSFLKPY comes from the exons ATGGCAATGCAATTACGATCTTTTCTCTTAGGCGTGCTGCTACTAATTGGCTTTGCATTCACAAATAGCAAAGCAGATATTAGAGCTCCACCCACGCATTTTGACACTGCTTCTCTCAATAGGAGCAGTTTTCCAGAAGGGTTCATATTTGGCGTAGGTTCTGGATCTTACCAA TATGAAGGTGCTGCAAACGAAGGTGGTAGAGGACCAAGCATTTGGGATACCTTCACCCACAAATATCCAG AAAAGATTAATGATAGCAGTAATGGAGATATCGCTGTTGATCAGTATCACCGCTATAAG GAAGATGTGGGGATTATGAAGAATATGGGGTGGGATGCTTATAGATTCTCTATCTCATGGTCAAGATTATTACCAA atGGAAAGTTAAGTGGAGGAGTGAACAAGGAAGGAATCAAATATTACAACAATCTCATCAATGAGCTCTTACGCAATG GTCTAACGCCATTTGTGACACTCTTTCATTGGGACCTTCCCCAAACTTTAGAAGACGAATATGGTGGTTTCTTAAGCCCTCATATTGT CAATCATTTTCAAGATTACGCAGAACTTTGTTATAAGGAATTTGGTGATCGAGTAAAGCATTGGAGCACACTGAATGAGCCATATACCTTTAGTAACTTTGGTTATGCAATCGGGTCTCATGCGCCGGGACGATGCTCCACTTGGCAGCAGCTAAACTGCACCGGGGGAGATTCATCTACTGAACCATATTTGGTAACACACCACCTGCTCCTTGCTCATGCAGCTGCCGTAAAAttgtacaaaaataaataccaG GCATCTCAAAATGGAGTGATAGGGATAACACTGGTGTCACATTGGTTTGAGCCCCtatcagaagaaaaagaaaataaaaatgcagcATTACGAGCTTTGGATTTTATGTTCGGATG GTTTGTTGAGCCATTGACAAGTGGTGACTATCCTCAAAGCATGCGATCTCTTGTCGGAAGCCGATTACCAAAATTCACGAAAGAACAATCCAAGTTGCTAATTGgttcatttgattttcttggacTAAATTACTATGCTGGTTACTATGCAAGCGATGCACCTCAAAATAACTCTGCATATGCAAGCTACACAACAGATGCTGGAGTTAATCTTTCAT CTGAGCGTAACGGGGTCCCCATCGGTTCAAAG GGTGCTTCGGAATGGCTAAATGTTTATCCACAAGGAATTCAAGATCTTTTACTCTacacaaagaaaaagtatCACAATCCAATCATTTACATTACTGAAAATG GTGTGGATGAGTTCAATGATCCGAAATTATCACTTGCCGAAGCCCTTAATGATACCCATAGAATTGACTACTACAATCGCCACCTTCATTATGTTCAAAGTTCTATTGA caATGGTGTCAAAGTGAAGGGATTCTTTCCATGGACGTTGCTAGACAACTTTGAATGGAGTTCGGGATACAGTGTTCGATTTGGTATTACCTATGTGGATTACAACGATAGGCTTAAAAGGCACCCAAAACTCTCGGCACACTGGTTCAAAAGTTTCCTTAAGCCGTATTGA
- the LOC117629570 gene encoding anthocyanidin 5,3-O-glucosyltransferase-like yields the protein MKESIVLYPAPGSHQIISMVELAKLISQHHPNLPITILLTTSTPFETSTTSSSYINLISSDQNQTNPNLPISFFTLPSLHLRQSHIENPVESAIEFMRLNIPNVLQALETISQSSKVLAFITSSVHHPYDPQIPTYFYFTSCASVLALFLYLPTIHNQTPKSFRDLNDAVLHFPGLPPLRASQMPLPLLDLSGPAYEYFLNFAACLPKSQGIITNTFQALEPSAIKAISAGSCVPNHQAPPIFHIGPLNFDAKNRASSACEDRSTSTKCLMWLDEQPSQSVVFLCFGSRGAFSVAQLSEIAMGLERSKQRFLWVVRSPPGSSSVEPDLEILLTKEFLERTKNRGLVVKSWAPQAAILRHGCVGGFVTHCGWNSVLEAVTYGVPMAAWPLYAEQAVNGVVLVEEMKLGIPVESKEGFVSAEEVEKKVSLLMDGKSLRERSQAMKAMALAAWDNGGSSFTSFSEMVTSWKQ from the coding sequence atgaaagaaagcaTAGTTTTGTACCCAGCCCCTGGTTCTCACCAAATCATCTCCATGGTAGAATTAGCAAAGCTAATCTCCCAACACCATCCCAACTTGCCCATAACAATTCTACTCACAACTTCCACACCTTTTGAAACCTCCACCACATCCTCCTCTTACATCAACCTCATCTCATCtgatcaaaaccaaaccaaccccAATCTCCCAATCTCCTTCTTCACCCTCCCCTCCCTCCATCTTCGCCAATCCCACATCGAAAACCCTGTAGAATCCGCAATCGAATTCATGCGTCTCAACATCCCCAATGTCCTCCAAGCCCTCGAAACCATTTCACAAAGTTCAAAAGTCTTAGCCTTTATCACCTCCTCCGTCCACCACCCATATGACCCTCAAATCCCAACCTACTTCTACTTCACCTCCTGCGCCTCTGTtcttgctctctttctctaccTACCCACCATCCACAACCAAACACCCAAGAGCTTCAGAGACCTAAACGACGCCGTCCTCCACTTCCCCGGATTGCCACCTCTCCGAGCCTCCCAAATGCCCCTGCCTCTTCTCGACCTCAGCGGCCCTGCATACGAGTACTTTCTCAACTTCGCTGCTTGTCTTCCAAAATCACAGGGAATTATAACAAACACCTTCCAAGCACTCGAGCCATCTGCAATCAAAGCCATAAGCGCAGGTTCTTGCGTTCCAAATCATCAAGCCCCGCCAATATTCCACATCGGGCCGTTGAATTTCGATGCTAAAAATCGGGCTTCAAGTGCCTGCGAAGACAGGTCAACTTCAACCAAGTGTTTGATGTGGTTGGATGAGCAGCCGAGCCAGAGCGTCGTCTTCTTGTGCTTCGGGAGCAGAGGTGCGTTCTCCGTAGCACAATTAAGCGAGATTGCCATGGGTTTGGAGAGAAGCAAACAGAGATTCTTGTGGGTCGTGAGAAGCCCTCCGGGTTCGAGCTCGGTTGAGCCGGATCTGGAGATTCTGCTAACCAAAGAGTTCTTGGAGAGGACCAAAAACAGAGGCCTGGTAGTGAAGTCGTGGGCTCCACAGGCTGCTATTTTGCGCCATGGATGTGTAGGTGGGTTTGTGACTCATTGTGGGTGGAATTCAGTGCTTGAAGCAGTGACCTACGGGGTGCCAATGGCGGCGTGGCCTTTGTATGCAGAGCAGGCGGTAAATGGTGTTGTTTTGGTGGAGGAGATGAAGCTGGGGATACCAGTTGAGTCAAAAGAAGGGTTTGTGAGTGCAGAGGAAGTGGAGAAGAAGGTGTCGCTGTTGATGGATGGGAAAAGTCTGAGAGAACGAAGTCAAGCTATGAAAGCAATGGCTTTGGCTGCTTGGGACAATGGTGGGTCTTCGTTCACTAGTTTTTCCGAGATGGTAACTTCTTGGAAGCAATAG